The following coding sequences are from one Panicum hallii strain FIL2 chromosome 5, PHallii_v3.1, whole genome shotgun sequence window:
- the LOC112892005 gene encoding signal recognition particle subunit SRP68-like — MSPAILEMSYRSGRNKNEEEKSFIHEYELKGLAFRAARCFFLAKSYSSASKRAEAYALFCHEQTLSGFSQQLANSPDKALIQDLKSLSNNCRSNSCIEHVTGIMEEYSVPLKLSKGVSTISLDDKTKVLMTYRYLAQEQVSS, encoded by the exons ATGTCTCCTGCAATATTGGAGATGTCTTATCG CTCTGGCAGAAATAAAAATGAAGAAGAGAAATCTTTTATTCATGAGTATGAGCTGAAAGGCTTGGCTTTCAGAGCTGCGAG ATGTTTCTTTTTGGCGAAGTCATATAGTTCTGCTAGCAAAAGGGCAGAAGCATATGCATTATTCTGTCATGAACAAACTCTCTCTGGTTTTTCACAGCAGCTTGCGAACAGTCCTGACAAG GCTTTAATCCAAGATCTGAAGTCTTTATCCAACAATTGTAGATCCAATAGCTGCATAGAACATGTGACGGGTATTATGGAGGAGTATAGTGTTCCTTTAAAACTTTCAAAAGGAGTCTCAACTATTTCACTTGATGATAAAACAAAG GTACTAATGACATACCGGTATCTTGCACAAGAACAAGTATCTTCTTGA